A genome region from Piliocolobus tephrosceles isolate RC106 chromosome 8, ASM277652v3, whole genome shotgun sequence includes the following:
- the NDUFA5 gene encoding NADH dehydrogenase [ubiquinone] 1 alpha subcomplex subunit 5 → MAGVLKKTTGLVGLAVCSTPHERLRILYTKILDVLEEIPKNAAYRKYTEQITNEKLAMVKAEPDVKKLEDQLQGGQLEEVILQAEHELILARKMRDWKPWEPLVEEPPADQWKWPI, encoded by the exons ATGGCGGGTGTGCTGAAGAAG ACCACTGGCCTTGTGGGATTGGCTGTGTGCAGTACTCCACACGAG AGGCTAAGAATATTGTACACAAAGATTCTTGATGTTCTTGAGGAAATCCCTAAAAATGCAGCATATAGAAAGTATACAGAACAGATTACAAATGAGAAGCTGGCTATGGTTAAAGCG GAACCAGATGTTAAGAAATTAGAAGACCAACTTCAAGGTGGTCAATTAGAAGAGGTGATTCTTCAG GCTGAACATGAACTAATTCTGGCAAGAAAAATGAGGGACTGGAAACCATGGGAGCCATTAGTGGAAGAGCCTCCTGCCGATCAGTGGAAATGGCCAATATAA